In one Ictalurus furcatus strain D&B chromosome 10, Billie_1.0, whole genome shotgun sequence genomic region, the following are encoded:
- the acd gene encoding adrenocortical dysplasia protein homolog — MRRYRTESEPEPWIEQLIQNYGTEQRDFRVRAHVVGVSDLTESQRTDESDACMLFLSDGTVFIPAVLSAAAWEHMQEMEERDTCSGLDNTTVSVRKFQLNFHMDPELKSCQFYLSVNQIVTVGRVSRHNRPPSCTMLPSVRQQILKMWRSLMKESSVASVNSQSGLPLSCLMGAWHSDIIMDLLNDAIKKIAAPTVGHLGVATPTHWHRERLRCRSEECFSTPVSHLLIPEEQREMLTADPGVSSLSETPSGLAPPHVAETAKRPITTRDQGGDSATVASDRPEHGHQLILNNTGPEVGCIGGGGESSEGESPWDMFCPAADLLATPSCSSESSLEPLTQQDSRSLLTNSGSAEESGNIVPLFQRPHPSPRSPAHPSDPTTTDVHLEPQTPSPLTPTKPTSAVCVEEQSPRDVPRKILHVSHTPPAKKSRVHSDGSKFSYTYEPCPNVASALRQCKVPEQLVRWAVAYLGTPQRPRILSSGVGLRKVPVLK; from the exons ATGCGACGCTACAGGACTGAGAGTGAACCGGAGCCGTGGATCGAACAGCTGATTCAGAACTACGGAACAGAGCAACGCGACTTCCGGGTCAGAGCTCATGTAGTCGGG gtgagcGACTTGACCGAGTCTCAGCGCACGGATGAGAGCGATGCCTGCATGCTGTTCCTGTCTGATGGGACGGTGTTCATCCCCGCGGTGCTCAGCGCCGCCGCCTGGGAGCACATGCAGGA gatggaggagagagacacGTGTTCGGGCCTGGACAACACGACGGTGTCGGTGCGAAAATTCCAGCTGAACTTCCACATGGACCCGGAGCTG aaatcctgtcagtttTATCTCAGCGTGAATCAGATCGTCACGGTGGGACGAGTCAGTCGGCATAACCGCCCCCCGAGCTG CACAATGCTGCCGTCAGTCAGGCAACAAATCCTGAAGATGTGGcg GTCCTTGATGAAGGAGAGTTCAGTCGCATCTGTGAACTCTCAGTCAG GACTCCCACTTTCCTGTCTCATGGGGGCGTGGcacagtgacatcatcatggACCTCCTGAATGATGCAATCAAGAAAATAGCCGCACCCACCGTGGGTCACCTGGGGGTGGCCACGCCCACTCACTGGCACCGAGAGAGACTTCGCTGCAGG agtgAGGAGTGTTTCAGCACTCCTGTGTCTCATCTCCTCATCCCAGAGGAGCAGAGGGAGATGTTGACAGCTGATCCCG GTGTGTCGAGTTTGAGCGAAACTCCGAGCGGCCTGGCGCCTCCTCATGTAGCTGAAACGGCAAAGCGGCCAATCACGACGCGGGATCAGGGAGGAGACTCGGCCACCGTGGCTTCCGATAGGCCGGAACATGGGCATCAGCTCATCCTGAACAACACCGGACCTG aGGTCGGGTGtattggaggaggaggagagagcaGTGAAGGAGAGAGCCCCTGGGACATGTTCTGTCCTGCTGCTGACCTGCTAGCAACTCCGTCATGTTCTTCAGaga GCAGTCTGGAGCCGCTCACGCAGCAGGACAGCCGTTCACTGCTCACCAACAGCGGCTCGGCCGAGGAGTCCGGGAACATCGTTCCACTGTTTCAGAGACCACACCCGTCTCCACGTAGCCCCGCCCACCCGAGTGACCCGACAACCACAGACGTGCATCTGGAGCCGCAAACACCGAGCCCCTTAACGCCAACCAAACCCACTTCAGCCGTGTGTGTGGAAGAACAATCCCCAAGAGACGTTCCCCGAAAAATACTACACGTGTCACACACCCCGCCCGCCAAAAAGAGCCGG GTCCATTCAGACGGCAGCAAATTCTCCTACACGTATGAACCTTGTCCGAACGTCGCCTCGGCTCTCAGACAGTGCAA ggTCCCAGAGCAGCTGGTGCGGTGGGCGGTGGCTTACCTGGGGACTCCTCAGCGCCCGCGTATTCTCAGCAGTGGAGTGGGGCTGAGAAAGGTTCCAGTGTTGAAATAA
- the ogfod1 gene encoding prolyl 3-hydroxylase OGFOD1, whose protein sequence is MSTKRRSNDTNKGKCAKKNKEGEVAVLSSDLEDDVIRNGMKEAWRRKTSFSRGGVQLDCEPFPHCRIRNFVQNESFLENLRDELLRLNFHGKSNDLYKFQQSDDLKKRKEHHVSEIRSLLFLQFRSWLSEVLGVDLETTVDISCAKYEHTDVLLCHDDELEGRRVAFILYLVPPWDSSDGGMLDLYNTDEHYEPVSIVKSLLPCWNTLLFFEVSPVSFHQVSEVLTDEKCRLSLSGWFHGASLQRPRRYTEPAVPRHTHILADESVLFEWVNETYMDPLYQAQVQQEFEDTSEIRLPNFLQEEKYNQVIEALRLAEIQWERRGPPNKRCYARAQLQSLPSCLKECWDLLSSEAFFLLLSNLTGLSLHALAPGDDESDSEGQEGQSEGQEGQSEGQEGWSGGQEGQSEGQEGRSEGQEGRSDTDNSEDEFNDPDGQGSSGTSSSTEKKKNKGPPVCVGELRRWSHGDYTLLHDSVKREFALDLLLYFGCTGWKAEFGGFASYIARDEDEELLTVYPEENSLALVYRDKETLKFIKHINHNSVVQEGDHALTHFYDFSFTYYE, encoded by the exons ATGTCTACTAAACGGCGCTCGAATGACACGAATAAAGGGAAATGTGCTAAGAAGAATAAAGAGGGTGAAGTCGCTGTTCTCAGCTCGGACCTGGAGGATGATGTGATCCGGAACGGAATGAAAGAAGCTTGGAGGAGAAAGACGAGTTTCTCTAGAG GCGGCGTGCAGTTGGACTGTGAGCCGTTTCCTCACTGTAGAATCAGGAATTTTGTTCAGAACGAGAGTTTCCTGGAGAATCTGAGAGACGAACTCCTGCGGCTCAACTTCCACGGCAAATCCAACGACCTGTACAAATTCCAGCAG TCTGATGATCTGAAGAAGAGGAAAGAGCATCACGTTTCTGAAATAAG gtcaCTTCTTTTCCTCCAGTTCCGCTCATGGCTGTCTGAGGTGTTAGGAGTGGACTTGGAGACGACCGTGGATATTTCCTGTGCTAAATACGAGCACACGG ACGTCTTGCTGTGTCACGATGATGAACTCGAAGGCCGGAGAGTCGCCTTCATCTTGTATTTGGTGCCTCCGTGGGACTCGAGTGACGGAGGAATGTTAGATTTATACAACacagacg aacatTATGAGCCGGTGAGCATAGTGAAGTCTCTGCTGCCCTGCTGGaacactttgttgttttttgaagtcTCTCCTGTTTCCTTCCATCag gtgTCTGAGGTTCTTACTGATGAAAAGTGTCGCTTGTCTCTGAGCGGTTGGTTTCACGGCGCGTCCCTGCAGAGACCCCGGCGCTACACGGAACCGGCAGTTCCacgtcacacacacatcctcgcAGAC gAGTCAGTGTTAtttgagtgggtgaatgagacgtACATGGATCCTCTGTATCAGGCTCAGGTGCAGCAGGAGTTCGAGGACACTTCAGAAATCCGCTTGCCGAACTTCCTCCAG GAGGAGAAATATAATCAGGTGATCGAGGCCTTACGATTGGCTGAAATCCAGTGGGAGAGGAGAGGACCGCCCAATAAGAG gtgttaCGCAAGAGCACAGCTGCAAAGTTTGCCCTCCTGTCTAAAAGAATGCTGGGATCTGCTCTCGTCTGAGGCCTTCTTCCTCCTGCTGTCCAACCTGACAGGGCTGAGCCTGCACGCTCTCGCTCCCGGGGACGATGAGAGTGACAGCGAGGGGCAGGAGGGACAGAGCGAGGGGCAGGAGGGACAGAGCGAGGGGCAGGAGGGATGGAGCGGAGGGCAGGAGGGACAGAGCGAGGGGCAGGAGGGACGGAGCGAAGGGCAAGAGGGACGGAGCGACACAGACAACAGCGAGGACGAGTTTAATGATCCAGATGGTCAGGGTTCCAGTGGCACTTCTTCATCCacggagaagaaaaaaaacaaag gtcctcctgtgtgtgtgggtgagctCCGCCGTTGGTCTCACGGTGATTACACTCTGCTGCATGACTCTGTAAAAAGAGAGTTTGCGCTGGACCTGCTGCTCTATTTTGGTTGTACAG GATGGAAGGCGGAGTTTGGAGGATTTGCATCGTACATCGCGCGCGACGAAGACGAAGAG ctcCTGACCGTGTACCCTGAGGAGAACTCTCTGGCGTTGGTGTACAGAGACAAAGAAACTCTCAAATTCATCAAACACATCAATCACAACAGCGTCGTTCAGGAGGGCGATCACGCGCTCACACACTTCTACGACTTCTCTTTCACCTACTACGAATAA
- the fbxl8 gene encoding F-box/LRR-repeat protein 8 isoform X1, whose product MKISSLSALSNRSSCAHGQTGSARVTSREFRLQDKGNAFQVCKTWSNSLTCSSAWTHTEIRCESEDCVPQRFSDLLPCIRHLKLIVSVTESAHRETGLWVLQQVLSRGDGRLRRLCISCLGNPPLFYAGQDLLQGLVDVLTNGSSLMVLDLRGVPFTLSDSFVKSVATLCPALRSLFINNSSLVCGVVSETIRDVLKRCPALNTIGLFQASVSHDVLRDLLQPQRTELKLLELRCERSLKYVTPLCDQVWEDMRRRHPGLRVDLELDHTLPELQVPSVLQPSIPVRELRLHTWTWLLDEIRIVAQSYAGTLEVLELQTTASPELNTALVDLATQCTKLREVHCYCVVSQNVIEAFRSLCPDLHRYTLKTRKERHPWSCTTLR is encoded by the exons ATGAAGATTTCCTCCTTATCTGCACTCTCTAACCGCAGCTCGTGCGCGCACGGGCAAACAGGAAGTGCACGCGTCACGTCACGCGAGTTTCGTTTGCAG GATAAAGGCAACGCCTTTCAGGTGTGTAAAACATGGTCCAACAGCTTAACCTGTTCGAGCGCATGGACACACACTGAGATCAG GTGTGAGTCGGAAGACTGTGTTCCTCAGAGGTTCTCGGATCTTCTGCCATGTATCAGACACTTAAAGCTGATTGTCAGTGTGACTGAGTCTGCTCATCGGGAGACTGGACTGTGGGTTCTGCAGCAGGTTCTATCCAGGGGTGATGGCCGACTGCGCCGGTTATGCATCAGCTGTTTGGGGAACCCACCTCTGTTTTACGCGGGACAGGACCTGCTACAGGGATTGGTGGACGTCTTGACAAACGGGTCATCCCTCATGGTGCTGGATCTGAGAGGCGTGCCGTTCACCCTGAGCGACAGCTTTGTCAAGAGCGTCGCCACGCTCTGCCCCGCCCTGCGAAGTCTCTTCATCAATAACAGTTCTCTGGTGTGCGGCGTCGTCTCGGAGACAATCAGGGACGTTCTGAAACGCTGTCCAGCGCTGAACACCATCGGGCTCTTCCAAGCCAGCGTGTCTCATGATGTCCTCCGGGACCTCCTCCAACCCCAGAGGACAGAACTGAAGCTGCTGGAGCTGCGTTGCGAGCGCTCGCTGAAGTACGTCACGCCGCTCTGCGACCAAGTCTGGGAAGACATGAGACGCAGGCATCCCGGATTGAGAGTGGACCTGGAGCTGGACCACACACTCCCGGAGCTGCAGGTTCCCAGCGTTCTTCAGCCCAGCATCCCTGTGAGAGAGCTCCGCCTCCACACGTGGACCTGGCTACTGGATGAGATACGCATCGTGGCGCAGAGTTACGCGGGAACGCTGGAGGTGCTCGAACTGCAGACTACAGCGTCCCCCGAGCTCAACACGGCGCTGGTCGACTTGGCAACGCAGTGCACCAAACTCCGCGAGGTTCACTGTTACTGCGTGGTTTCACAGAACGTGATCGAGGCGTTCCGCTCACTGTGTCCCGActtacacagatacacacttaAAACACGCAAAGAGCGGCACCCCTGGTCCTGCACCACTCttagataa
- the fbxl8 gene encoding F-box/LRR-repeat protein 8 isoform X2 — protein MELPEEILAHIFSFLPLKDKGNAFQVCKTWSNSLTCSSAWTHTEIRCESEDCVPQRFSDLLPCIRHLKLIVSVTESAHRETGLWVLQQVLSRGDGRLRRLCISCLGNPPLFYAGQDLLQGLVDVLTNGSSLMVLDLRGVPFTLSDSFVKSVATLCPALRSLFINNSSLVCGVVSETIRDVLKRCPALNTIGLFQASVSHDVLRDLLQPQRTELKLLELRCERSLKYVTPLCDQVWEDMRRRHPGLRVDLELDHTLPELQVPSVLQPSIPVRELRLHTWTWLLDEIRIVAQSYAGTLEVLELQTTASPELNTALVDLATQCTKLREVHCYCVVSQNVIEAFRSLCPDLHRYTLKTRKERHPWSCTTLR, from the exons ATGGAACTTCCAGAAGAAATCCTTGCacatattttctctttcttgcctCTGAAGGATAAAGGCAACGCCTTTCAGGTGTGTAAAACATGGTCCAACAGCTTAACCTGTTCGAGCGCATGGACACACACTGAGATCAG GTGTGAGTCGGAAGACTGTGTTCCTCAGAGGTTCTCGGATCTTCTGCCATGTATCAGACACTTAAAGCTGATTGTCAGTGTGACTGAGTCTGCTCATCGGGAGACTGGACTGTGGGTTCTGCAGCAGGTTCTATCCAGGGGTGATGGCCGACTGCGCCGGTTATGCATCAGCTGTTTGGGGAACCCACCTCTGTTTTACGCGGGACAGGACCTGCTACAGGGATTGGTGGACGTCTTGACAAACGGGTCATCCCTCATGGTGCTGGATCTGAGAGGCGTGCCGTTCACCCTGAGCGACAGCTTTGTCAAGAGCGTCGCCACGCTCTGCCCCGCCCTGCGAAGTCTCTTCATCAATAACAGTTCTCTGGTGTGCGGCGTCGTCTCGGAGACAATCAGGGACGTTCTGAAACGCTGTCCAGCGCTGAACACCATCGGGCTCTTCCAAGCCAGCGTGTCTCATGATGTCCTCCGGGACCTCCTCCAACCCCAGAGGACAGAACTGAAGCTGCTGGAGCTGCGTTGCGAGCGCTCGCTGAAGTACGTCACGCCGCTCTGCGACCAAGTCTGGGAAGACATGAGACGCAGGCATCCCGGATTGAGAGTGGACCTGGAGCTGGACCACACACTCCCGGAGCTGCAGGTTCCCAGCGTTCTTCAGCCCAGCATCCCTGTGAGAGAGCTCCGCCTCCACACGTGGACCTGGCTACTGGATGAGATACGCATCGTGGCGCAGAGTTACGCGGGAACGCTGGAGGTGCTCGAACTGCAGACTACAGCGTCCCCCGAGCTCAACACGGCGCTGGTCGACTTGGCAACGCAGTGCACCAAACTCCGCGAGGTTCACTGTTACTGCGTGGTTTCACAGAACGTGATCGAGGCGTTCCGCTCACTGTGTCCCGActtacacagatacacacttaAAACACGCAAAGAGCGGCACCCCTGGTCCTGCACCACTCttagataa